A region of Necator americanus strain Aroian chromosome I, whole genome shotgun sequence DNA encodes the following proteins:
- a CDS encoding hypothetical protein (NECATOR_CHRI.G3914.T1) — translation MLNTREGERAVYRLVRARHRSTLDMEHTKIVKGADGAVLRRSGQILERWREYYNRLCNEEFCHPPISTVPSVEGPVLPITAVEVSAALAKMKSNKATGPDDIPADVWELLGDRGSMWLATLLNKIVAEGRTPDVWQTSVTVPVWKGKQTLLIAPRTGLYDCCAIR, via the coding sequence atgcttaatactagagaaggcgagcgggcagtgtatcgtttagtcagagcgcgtcatcgctcaacgttggatatggagcacaccaagatcgttaagggagcagatggagccgttctgcgccgctctggtcagatcctggaaagGTGGCGAGAGTATTACAATcgcttgtgtaacgaagaattctgtcatcctcccatctcaaccgttcccagcgtcgagggtcctgttctaccaattactgccgtcgaagtcagtgctgccctcgcaaaaatgaagtcgaacaaggcaaccggtcctgatgacatacctgctgatgtctgggagctgctaggagatcgagggtccatgtggctcgcaactctacttaacaagatcgttgcagaaggacggactccagacgtttggcaaacctccgtgaccgtgcctgtctggaaagggaagcAGACATTGCTGAttgcacctcgtacaggcctatacgactgctgtgccatacgatga